CAGAGATGTCAACCTCCGGTCCAAGGCCCGTCAGGAAGTATGTGTACAGAGCCATGCTGGGCCTGCCTGAGTCCCGCCCTCTCTGGCTGTAGAGCTGAGCCAGGCCCCACCCAGGCCAGGCAGGGATGGACATACCTGTTGCAGGCTGTGCACAACACCCACAGCCAGAGCAGCAGTGTGAGGCACCCTAGGACCCAGAGAGCAGGAGGGACCGAGGACCCCTGTTGCCTCATTCTATGAAGATGTGGACGAGCCTGCAAGCTGAAGACTGGTGCTGGAGGCTGCGGGACTGGGAACCCACCTGACAGCCCCACTTCTGTGTCTCATGCTGCCAGGAGGTCCCCTCCCCGCCGTGCGCTGTGACTCAGCACACAGGAAACCCCAGTCTCGGTAGCCCCTCCCTCCTACGGAGGCCGAGGGGACACAGCCTTGGTGCCCACCTTCCCATCTCTGCCTGGGGGGTGCTGGTGTGAGGTGTGTTCTGACTGGCCCCCACAAGGACCTGAGTTGGCAAGGATGACCCAAGTGATGGCTGAGCATGGGGCCAGTGAGAAGGGGCAGGGCAGCTGGGACCTGACCAAGGACCTCCTGTGGTCAGAGGCAGAACCTGAGACCCAGGTCACCCCCAGGAAGGCAAGCCACAGGCCACAGACTCACCTATAGCCACGTCCTGCCCAGGAATGGCTCCTGTCCAGGTGGTGCCCCCTGGCCATCCACTAAAGACTGGCCCCCTCAGGGACTGGGAAGCTGGGGGGTCAAGCAGGCTGGAggtgctgctctgaacatggactccccctctccccctggcTCGCTACCtctcccctcccactgcccctgcCATTGGATGTCCACTTCCTGGAGTCTTGGCAGAGCTGCTCGGGGGCAGGGGGGAGCAGGTGTCCAGTCGCACAGAGCTATGGGGTGGGGAGTCTCTGGAGGTGGGGGCCAGTCTGCCCAGGCCCAGCAAGTGGGCTTTCCTCACCAGAGGGCCCAGTCCCAGTGCCCTGACCTGGTAGGGCCCAGTCCTCCCAGACTCCAGCCCTCAGCTGTCCTAGGAAGGCACTAAGGAGTATGGGGCCCTGACCAGGCTGGAGGCGAGTGGGCACTCACCGAGGCCAGGACGTGGTGTGGCTCCTCCGCCGTCTGGAGGCCAGAGTGGCACTCACCGAGACCGGGCTGTAGTGCGGCTCCACTGTCTGTGGTGGCGGGCAGCTTGGGCACCTTGAGGCACAGTGCCTTTGTCGCCCGCAGCCCAGCTCCCCACTTCACTTCCTGTGCGCCTCACCTCATCTCCCCGCCACGGCAGCCACCCCCACCTGCTGTGGCCCAGATGGCACTTGGTGGGGCGAGTTGGCACTGCCTCCACCCATGATGTGGTGGGTGCGCGGGCGAGGAGACTTGCACGACACCCCCAGCTCGCTGGGTCCTCCTGCCCTGTTACCAGCGCTGCCCCGGGCACAGCACGGCCAAGGGCTCCTCCCACCACTGCAGCACCAGCTCCACCCATTTGTGGGTGTCAGGCACTGTGGGGGCGCATCCTAGGCTGTGACCCACATCTGGGAGGGCAGCAAGGAGGCCCATCCTCCTGGTCCTCTGAGCTTGGGCAGGGGCAGCAAGCTCACTCAGGACCCCTCCAGCCCAGCCCTGTGACCTGGCACAAAGACCCCTACTCCCCAAGGACCCCACAGCCAGTTAAGCCTCCGATGAAATCAGACAGTGCGACAAAGTCACTTTAATGTCTTTGCTCACAAGATGCCCTAggacactggcaggtggactcagTGGGCAGGGAAGCATCAGGAAGGGGCCCCTGCAGCCCGTCTctgctcagcagtgtccacatgCCTGAGGCCAGCAAGAAGGCCCTCTGTGGGGCCCATTCCCTCTGTGTAGCCACAGAGCAGGCTGGCCCTTCTGGTGGCATCCCCGCTGTCTGCCCGAGGGTAGCAGGAGCCGAGGTCCCTCAGTTCCGTCCGCGACACGTGCAGGGGTCTAGAACTCAGTCATCTTCTTGTGGGTGTCGGCCTTCCTCTGTTCCCGCTGCAGGCCCGCCTCCTGGGCCCGGAGCTGCCCCAGCTGCCGCTGGGCTCCTGCCAGCTTCTCCTGCAGCTGGGCCGTTGTCACACTGTGCCTGGGGAGGGACCCACATTCAGCACTGCTgtccccctccagcccctcctcagACCTGGCCCAGTGCCCCCGAACTCTCTCAGGGGAACCTGGGCAGGGGTGAGGCGCCTGGGGCAGGGCCACACGTACCGGCCAGCGTTGCGGGCAAGGGCCTCCTGGATACCACGGATGGCTCGCTGGGTCTGCTCAATCTTCTCCTCAGTCTGGAGGAGCCGCAGGCTCAGGGCCCGTTTGGTACTCCTGCTGGCATGGTACACCTCCTTGCCGCTCCTCCCGGGGGGCGCTGCCCCCACCTCCGGGGCCCCTGGAGACTCGCCTTTCAGCTTTTCATTCAGGAAGTCGAACACACTGCGAGGAGGTGGGCGGCCCCCAGCTCCACCCCCTCTGCCGCGGCACTTTGGGGGCTTGCTGACGCCAGCCTGGCCACCCCGGGTTCTCTTCTGCAGGATCTCTGCACACTGGTCCAGCGACTTCCCGCGCGGCAGCACCACAGCATGGACGGGCTCCACCCGGCCCTCTGCATGCCGGCCCAGACCTAGGGGAACACCAGGCTGGCATTGCCACTGGACCCCTGGGCCATGATGGGGAGTCCCTCCTGTCCCCATGCAGCACACGTGCACTCACCCTTGCCAAACTCGTAGCCCATCTTGGCGAGGAGCCTGGAGCCAATGCCCCGCGTGTGCACCTCCCAGCCGGCAAAAGCGGAGCTGCAGGTCCCGGGGTTGGCAGCACCAGGTTCCACCACTGCAGGCATCAGAGGGCAGTGGCTTAACCGAGATGGATGCAGGGCATCCTGGGCTCCAGCCAAGGCTAACCCAAGAGCTCAGCTCTGCACAGCTCTGCATGGCCACCCCCCCCGCAtccccagctccctgcccaggACGTGTGGCACGAGCAGAAGGCAGAGCCCGGCTGTCTCCATGACCTGGTCACAGGATGGCTCCCTTCCACTCTCTCTGTTTCCTTGTGGAGAGCAGTCCTCCTTGCCATCAGTATGGACAATGTGGCTAACAGACCCCATGAGggcacccccacccctggggggAGGCCAGACACTGACAGTTGATCCTTCATCCAGCCAACATGTCCCAGCACCTTGCAGGAAGCTGTCCCTTCCTGTGCGTCCCATTCCCTCCTGTGGCTCGCGTGGGACTATGGTTTCTGCGTTTGTGGGTCTCTGGAAGTGCCCCAGATCCATCACATACCCTCGTCTCCCCAGGAGTGCATCCTTGTACTGACCACAGTGTGGGCCCTGCCAGCCGAGAGCCTCTTGGGGGTGGCAGCAGCCATACCTCGAGCATAGCTGGGGTCGTCTGCATCGCTGCCGTCTGAGTCAGAGGACCCTGCAGGCTCTGTGCGCAGTGGGGGCAGGATGCTGTCCCCCTCCACCACAGCCTCTTTCAACAGCAGAGAGTCAAACTTGACCGTGTAGTAGCCGCTGTCTACATCTGGAGGGGCACAGAGGCAGCAGGGCAGCACATGGAAGCAGCTGCTCTGGAAGGTGGGAGCAGGGTGGGCCAAGACCAAGGGGGCCTTGCTCTTCTCATGTGTGGGGTGGGACCCCAACACCCACCCAGAGGAGTAGTCATGCAGGACTAACACATGTAACACATGGAGAGGGCTTCCTGGGAAGGGCCCATCAGGGAGGCCCTGGGGCAGCCTCACCAGTGATCTGTGCTGGGTACCACAGACCATCCTGCCGCTTGGCCAGACATGCAGAGCCGGCCTGCAGGGAGCTCAGGTCCGGGTCCTGGAAGGGGCGCAGCTCGTCCACTGAGACTACCTGCCCGTGCGAGAACCTGCAGAGAGGGCCGCATAGCTCAGGTACGGCCATCAGGGTCCCACAAGCCCGGAGGCTCCAGTCTACCTGCCCGGACACCACCCGGTGGGGAGACGGATGCAGAGGGACACACGCGTCCACACGGACATCCACAGACACGCACGTGACACACAATCATGTGCATCCGCACTGAACACAACGTATACAGACACATGCAACAcccacacacacgtacacaggCCCACACATATACACTGAACACAACGTATACAGACACATGcaacacccccccacacacgTACACAGGCCCACACATATACACTGAACACAACATGTACACAAACACATgcaacacacccacacacacaggcccACACATATATGCTGAACACAACGTATACAGACACATGCAACacccacacacatgtacacaggcCCACACATATACACTGAACAcaacatgtatacacatgcaacacccacacacatacgtacacacacccacacatatacactcaacacgtatacacacatatcacacccacacacatgtacacacacctacacacaaaTACACTGAACACATGTATAGACATGAAACACacccacacatgtacacacactcagATGTATACACTGAACACGTGtataaatatgcacacacacccatacctatacatgcatacatacacaggCAAACATATGTGTGCACtcatgcacacatgtatgtacacacatgcatggaCACAAAGAGGCACATACATTCACACATGCAccatacacaggcacacacacacttactacacacaagcacacaaacacatgtatgcacatgtgtgtacacatgcacatgtatggaCACACATACTGTGCTTGTGCTCTCACTTTCAGATGGACCTGGGTGCCCTAAGGACTAAATGCTTCTGGTTACTCTCCAGCCTCCTGGGCTGGAGTcacgcacacacaggcacacgtgGCTGGGAGACACACTTGTGACAACAGTTCCCCAGCACCTCTCCACTGGACACAACAGGTCATCAAGACAGGGGGTCTGCTTGCTTCACTTGCAGGACTGAGTCCTCCCCAACCAACTAGGAGGACCTGGTTGTAATGGTGCTGCCGTGTCTTCTAGGTGTCACTGAAACAGTGAAACCAAAACGAAAACcaggagagaggaggtgggacaGGAAGTATGGGAACAGAGGGCTGCAACTTTGAACATGGCCAAGTAAAGACATGAAGGCACCAGACACAAATCTCCTGCAGTGCCCCCATTTCAGGGAGGAAGCGTTCTAACCCACAAGAGCAAGCAAAGACAGGCCCTGGCTCCGACACACAGCCAGTCTCGCGTGGGGAGACTGtggggagaaaggaggggagagTAGGCATTTCAGTCACCTTCCTGGGTGGGGTTCTGAGCAGTTCCTTCTCACCCCTGCCCGTCCTCAGGCACCCAGGGTACTGCCAGTGACCAGTGGCACCAGCAGATGCAAGACCAGTCCACATGTCTTTTGGAGGGCACGGTGGTTGAAGAGTCCTGTTCAACCAAGGAATGAGACCCAGACCCAGGGGGAATTTGGCCAAACTCCTCCTCAATACACCCAGACACCGCCAATAAACCTCCCTGCAAGAATCTTCAGTACTCTTAGAAGCTCTAAATTTTGGTGTCCTCCTTAAGCCAGCAAATGCTTCTATGAAATGACCCTAAAAAAGTATGGTGGACTTTGCATATGGTGGACATATGCAAAGATTGAGCTAGAAGGGTATGAACCAAACATGGAAGACTCAGAAATAACCGAAGTTCCCAACCATGGGAGTAGTTAACGGCATGTGCATGAAATCAGCGTCAACTAAGAGCACAGGCAGACTGACCAATGCAATGAAGGGCACCCAGGAAAAGCCTCTCACATGACAAAATCCACGCAGGACAGAGGTGTTACTAAAGAGGCAGGAAAAGACAGACTACAGATTTcataaggaaaaaatttaaaa
This genomic interval from Cervus canadensis isolate Bull #8, Minnesota chromosome 10, ASM1932006v1, whole genome shotgun sequence contains the following:
- the ZGPAT gene encoding zinc finger CCCH-type with G patch domain-containing protein — encoded protein: MDEESLQTALRTYDAQLQQVELALGAGLDPSELADLRQLQGDLKELIELTEASLVSVRKSKLLAALDGEHLAQDDAEPLAFQNAIAETVEVPVAPGAELETVPSRDTGPGPTEPGQEEDEGEDEEGGAALSGRKVNAPYYSAWGTLEYHNAMIVGTEEADDGSPGVRVLYLYPTHKSLKPCPFFLEGKCRFQENCRFSHGQVVSVDELRPFQDPDLSSLQAGSACLAKRQDGLWYPAQITDVDSGYYTVKFDSLLLKEAVVEGDSILPPLRTEPAGSSDSDGSDADDPSYARVVEPGAANPGTCSSAFAGWEVHTRGIGSRLLAKMGYEFGKGLGRHAEGRVEPVHAVVLPRGKSLDQCAEILQKRTRGGQAGVSKPPKCRGRGGGAGGRPPPRSVFDFLNEKLKGESPGAPEVGAAPPGRSGKEVYHASRSTKRALSLRLLQTEEKIEQTQRAIRGIQEALARNAGRHSVTTAQLQEKLAGAQRQLGQLRAQEAGLQREQRKADTHKKMTEF